One stretch of Brevibacillus laterosporus DNA includes these proteins:
- a CDS encoding PqqD family protein: protein MMSPYQVNKDIFYDQNVEGIFVLTPEGQTILFEDEVACTLWTHICTKETITLEEMLKEISGKFNVNTENTMITNDIQMFLDELVRHRLLTT, encoded by the coding sequence ATGATGTCTCCCTATCAAGTAAACAAAGATATCTTTTATGATCAAAATGTAGAGGGTATATTTGTCCTCACACCTGAAGGACAAACGATCTTGTTTGAGGATGAAGTAGCCTGTACACTGTGGACACATATTTGTACGAAAGAAACAATTACGCTAGAAGAGATGCTAAAAGAGATATCGGGAAAATTTAATGTTAATACAGAAAATACGATGATTACAAATGATATACAGATGTTTTTAGATGAATTAGTTAGGCATAGGTTACTTACTACCTAG
- a CDS encoding radical SAM protein has protein sequence MLVTDDVLTFPKLAVYREKEDYIIHNYLVSSWIVLNQQEYEVAHEMIYNKKSPQGLIDEQYDVSLVKRVIGLIRLYKIDSFNVDTENKQSTHKPVPKSVYFVTTYKCNLNCVYCYAESSPSRSMDNDISTEEAKRVITEVKELGTKTIVFTGGEAFLRKDLVELMEYSNFLGLNVHMISNGSFISNKEIANKIAEITKLVTISLDSMIEDEHDKNRGKGSWQKAKKAIDLLLEAGCKLKINQTITKNNMDAVEDVIDYTNKNNIRLIIAPVASLGRGKTHEHELNYVQRIKIENTIINKQPNFDAVNQFFIKNHCGHAYSEFSVDSKGDVFPCKIMHNPEFLGGNVKDKSLEEIYYESPVFTQSRNRITDNLPICGKCTFKHMCGGGCRAIQWSDTDSIDGTNTEECKIIKSNLKKHMWNYFRKSKEEVPS, from the coding sequence ATGTTAGTAACCGATGATGTATTAACTTTTCCAAAATTAGCTGTCTATCGAGAAAAGGAAGACTATATTATTCATAATTACTTGGTGAGTAGTTGGATTGTGTTGAATCAGCAAGAATATGAAGTAGCGCATGAAATGATTTACAACAAAAAATCACCGCAGGGTTTAATTGATGAACAGTACGATGTAAGTTTGGTAAAAAGGGTCATTGGTTTGATTAGACTGTATAAGATTGATAGTTTTAATGTAGATACTGAGAACAAACAAAGTACGCATAAGCCTGTACCTAAATCTGTTTATTTTGTTACAACATACAAATGTAATTTAAATTGTGTCTATTGTTATGCAGAAAGTAGCCCCAGCAGATCTATGGATAATGATATCTCTACTGAAGAGGCTAAAAGAGTCATCACAGAAGTAAAGGAATTAGGGACAAAAACGATTGTTTTTACAGGCGGAGAGGCATTTTTACGAAAAGATCTCGTAGAATTAATGGAATATTCTAATTTTTTGGGGTTAAATGTTCATATGATTTCAAACGGTTCTTTTATTTCTAACAAAGAGATAGCTAACAAAATTGCTGAGATCACGAAATTAGTAACGATAAGCCTTGATTCCATGATCGAGGACGAGCATGACAAAAATAGGGGAAAAGGATCGTGGCAGAAGGCGAAAAAGGCCATTGATTTATTGCTAGAAGCTGGCTGTAAGTTAAAAATTAACCAGACAATCACGAAAAATAATATGGATGCTGTGGAGGACGTAATCGATTATACAAATAAAAATAACATCCGGCTCATTATAGCTCCTGTAGCTTCATTAGGAAGAGGCAAGACTCACGAACACGAATTAAATTATGTGCAACGTATAAAAATCGAAAACACAATCATCAACAAACAACCTAATTTTGATGCTGTTAACCAGTTTTTCATTAAAAATCATTGTGGTCACGCGTATAGTGAGTTTTCGGTTGATAGCAAAGGCGATGTATTTCCCTGTAAAATCATGCATAATCCCGAGTTTTTAGGTGGAAATGTAAAAGACAAATCGTTAGAAGAAATTTATTACGAATCTCCTGTCTTTACACAATCACGAAACAGAATCACGGATAACTTACCAATTTGCGGAAAGTGTACATTTAAACATATGTGTGGTGGTGGATGTAGAGCTATCCAATGGAGCGATACAGACAGTATAGATGGCACAAACACGGAAGAGTGCAAAATTATAAAAAGTAACTTGAAAAAACATATGTGGAATTATTTTAGAAAATCAAAAGAGGAGGTTCCTTCCTGA